A stretch of the Psychroserpens sp. Hel_I_66 genome encodes the following:
- a CDS encoding DUF6495 family protein produces MKYSRLTKEQFEELHQEFINFLATQSITAEEWKDIKANKPEVAEQELDVFSDLIWQGVLSKVNYLEHISAQQMHLFHCAKKQMRLIALKIKNKDIDITTKEGYAWFKDNLLSDHVEMFTAVKEYSEDKGQDKFKLIQEGANITKGELYQYFENLVGK; encoded by the coding sequence ATGAAATACTCAAGACTTACAAAAGAACAATTTGAAGAATTACACCAAGAATTCATCAATTTTTTAGCAACGCAATCCATAACCGCAGAGGAGTGGAAAGATATTAAAGCAAACAAACCAGAAGTTGCAGAACAAGAACTGGATGTATTTAGTGATTTGATTTGGCAAGGCGTGTTATCTAAAGTTAATTATTTAGAACATATCTCTGCGCAGCAAATGCATTTATTCCATTGCGCAAAAAAGCAAATGCGATTGATAGCCTTAAAAATTAAGAACAAAGATATCGACATCACCACAAAAGAAGGCTATGCTTGGTTTAAGGATAACCTGTTATCTGATCATGTTGAAATGTTTACAGCAGTAAAAGAATATTCCGAAGATAAAGGTCAAGACAAATTTAAGCTCATCCAAGAGGGAGCCAATATCACAAAAGGAGAACTATATCAATATTTTGAGAATTTGGTAGGGAAATAA
- the rplI gene encoding 50S ribosomal protein L9, with protein MELILKQDVDNLGFKDDIVSVKNGYGRNFLIPNGHAVMATSSAKKALAELLKQREYKEKTVIAEAEKTAEAIKLLDIKLTAKAGTGATAGDKLFGSITNMDLANALKNEGHDIDKKFISIVGGNIKRLGQYEAAIRLHRSVTVDLTFEVIAEA; from the coding sequence ATGGAACTTATATTAAAACAAGACGTTGATAATTTAGGATTTAAAGACGATATTGTATCTGTTAAGAACGGTTATGGTAGAAACTTTTTGATTCCTAATGGTCACGCTGTAATGGCAACGTCATCTGCTAAAAAAGCATTGGCAGAATTATTAAAACAAAGAGAGTACAAAGAGAAAACAGTTATTGCAGAAGCAGAGAAAACAGCAGAAGCAATCAAATTGTTGGATATTAAACTTACAGCAAAAGCTGGTACTGGTGCAACTGCTGGTGATAAATTATTTGGTTCAATAACCAATATGGATTTAGCAAACGCACTTAAAAACGAAGGTCACGATATAGATAAGAAATTTATCTCTATTGTTGGTGGTAACATCAAACGTTTAGGACAGTACGAAGCTGCAATTAGATTACATAGATCTGTAACTGTAGATTTAACTTTTGAAGTTATTGCAGAAGCATAA
- the rpsR gene encoding 30S ribosomal protein S18 yields the protein MMSSIEQQAKGKKDGEIRYLTPLNIDTSKAKKYCRFKKSGIKYVDYKDADWLLGFVNEQGKILPRRLTGTSLKYQRKVSVAVKRARHLALMPYVADLLK from the coding sequence ATTATGTCTTCAATAGAACAACAAGCAAAAGGAAAGAAAGATGGAGAGATTAGATATCTTACTCCATTAAATATAGACACGAGCAAAGCGAAAAAATACTGTCGTTTTAAGAAATCTGGTATCAAGTATGTTGATTACAAAGATGCAGATTGGTTATTAGGCTTTGTAAACGAGCAAGGTAAAATTTTACCAAGACGTTTAACAGGAACATCATTAAAATACCAAAGAAAAGTATCTGTCGCTGTAAAGAGAGCACGTCACTTGGCGCTAATGCCTTACGTAGCAGATTTATTAAAATAA
- the rpsF gene encoding 30S ribosomal protein S6, whose product MNHYETVFILNPVLSEDQIKETVQKYEDFLVSRGAKMIAKENWGLKKLAYPIQNKKSGFYHLFEYTVDGEHITPLEVEFRRDERFMRYLTVALDKHAIAWAEKRRNRDKQKA is encoded by the coding sequence ATGAATCATTATGAAACTGTTTTCATCTTAAATCCCGTTTTATCTGAAGATCAGATAAAGGAAACAGTACAGAAATACGAAGATTTTCTTGTTTCTCGAGGAGCGAAGATGATAGCCAAAGAAAATTGGGGCTTAAAAAAATTAGCTTACCCAATCCAAAACAAAAAAAGTGGTTTCTACCACTTATTTGAGTACACTGTAGATGGAGAGCATATCACTCCATTAGAAGTAGAGTTTAGACGTGATGAGCGTTTTATGCGTTACTTAACAGTAGCATTAGACAAGCATGCGATTGCTTGGGCAGAAAAGAGAAGAAACAGAGATAAACAAAAAGCGTAA
- a CDS encoding LytR/AlgR family response regulator transcription factor — MTLNCVVVDDSAIQRLSIVKLIENHSSLNLIAEYSSALETKNGLNTHKVDLIFLDIEMPVLNGFELLDVLNNKPQIIFVTGKTEYAFKAFNYDATDYLQKPITRERFNQSVEKALEQHKLKLDFNETDGEHIFVKSNLKKRKVYIKDIKWIEALGDYVKLVTEENSLVVLSTMKAFEAELPEGKFLRIHKSYIVNLDKVDRFNSKNVEVGAYEIPLSRNKKTQLVDALNNI, encoded by the coding sequence ATGACTTTAAACTGTGTAGTAGTTGATGATTCTGCGATTCAAAGGTTATCCATTGTAAAGTTAATTGAGAATCATAGCTCACTTAACCTTATAGCAGAATACAGTAGCGCATTAGAGACCAAAAACGGACTTAATACCCATAAAGTAGATTTAATCTTCTTGGATATTGAGATGCCTGTACTTAACGGTTTCGAGCTACTCGACGTACTCAACAACAAACCCCAAATTATTTTCGTTACAGGTAAAACTGAATACGCATTTAAAGCTTTTAACTATGACGCAACCGACTATCTACAAAAACCTATTACTAGAGAAAGATTTAACCAATCTGTAGAAAAAGCGCTGGAGCAGCATAAATTAAAGCTAGATTTCAATGAAACTGATGGCGAACACATCTTTGTCAAAAGTAACCTAAAAAAACGTAAGGTTTACATAAAAGATATCAAATGGATCGAAGCCCTCGGTGATTACGTAAAACTCGTTACCGAAGAAAACAGCCTCGTCGTTTTATCTACTATGAAAGCTTTTGAAGCAGAATTGCCAGAAGGCAAATTCTTAAGAATCCATAAATCATATATCGTAAACCTTGATAAGGTGGATAGATTTAACAGTAAAAATGTAGAAGTTGGTGCTTATGAAATACCATTGAGCAGAAATAAGAAAACCCAACTCGTTGACGCATTAAACAATATTTAA